Proteins co-encoded in one Anabas testudineus chromosome 8, fAnaTes1.2, whole genome shotgun sequence genomic window:
- the LOC113156305 gene encoding sphingosine kinase 1-like, with product MEKDASGPDPSRQRNGFVGVLYGEFTDSLNDRVRYSVSLTESALTIKRISSSPGRTKVVFDLTDCVGCRAYRGPDSSDVGAYFTAYFYPFKRRWMSAGVARQRVEQCFRVALVQDPLANLQEAERWAHAIRDASAVQAPRRDGVAYMEVRPPCRVMILVNPHSGRGQALQLFTGHIQGMLTEAAVPYTLVLTEHKNHARELVRKADLTKWDALVIMSGDGLLFEVINGLMEREDWQEAIQTPLGILPGGSGNALAASIHHYSQSPPAWNEELLLSCGFMLCKGLVSSLDLVSIHLASQQRLFSFLSLAWGFVADVDIESEKYRHVGAIRFLMGTLVRLASLRVYQGRLAYLPVREAPKRPQGSIKANLEPPTPQHPSMCSSFPCPFIPNSSPNQNSRHKHNSTNSNHNTITNSSNNAITTKKPETQSDVKPGAPVDSLLPGLDQPVPENWTVVKEEDFVLVLAIYQSHLAEDLWTVPGAMADDGLIHLFYVTAGISRPALLRLFLAMEKGAHLACGCPHLVYEKVTALRLEPISAQGMITVDGEMVEHGPVQAQIHPGLARLICG from the exons ATGGAGAAAGACGCTTCTGGACCGGACCCATCCCGCCAGCGGAACGGGTTCGTGGGCGTGCTGTACGGGGAGTTCACCGACAGTCTGAACGACAGGGTCCGGTACTCGGTGAGCTTGACAGAGAGCGCCCTGACCATCAAGAGGATCTCCTCTTCACCCGGCCGGACTAAGGTGGTTTTTGACTTAACCGACTGTGTCGGCTGCCGTGCGTACAGAGGGCCGGACAGCTCGGACGTCGGCGCCTACTTCACAGCCTACTTCTACCCGTTCAAAAGGCGCTGGATGAGCGCCGGAGTGGCCCGGCAGAGAGTGGAGCAGTGCTTTCGGGTCGCGCTGGTCCAGGACCCGCTCGCCAACCTCCAGGAGGCTGAGAGGTGGGCTCACGCCATCAGGGATGCGTCAGCGGTGCAGGCGCCCCGGAGAGACG GTGTGGCGTATATGGAGGTGCGTCCGCCGTGCAGAGTGATGATACTGGTGAACCCTCACAGTGGGCGCGGCCAGGCTCTCCAGCTCTTTACTGGCCACATACAGGGCATGCTCACTGAGGCCGCTGTCCCCTACACACTTGTCCTAACAG agCACAAGAACCATGCACGGGAGCTGGTGAGGAAAGCAGACCTGACAAAGTGGGATGCCCTGGTTATCATGTCTGGAGATGGGCTGCTGTTTGAG GTGATAAATGGTCTGATGGAGCGAGAGGACTGGCAGGAGGCCATCCAGACCCCCCTGGGTATTCTACCAGGTGGCTCAGGCAACGCCCTGGCTGCCTCCATCCACCACTACTCACA GTCACCTCCAGCCTGGAATGAAGAGCTGCTCCTGAGCTGTGGTTTCATGCTGTGCAAAGGTCTGGTCAGCTCCCTGGACCTGGTGTCCATCCACTTGGCCTCTCAGCAGCGTTTGTTCTCCTTTCTTTCCCTGGCCTGGGGCTTTGTGGCTGACGTTGACATCGAGAGTGAAAAGTACCGCCATGTTGGAGCAATTCGTTTCCTGATGGGCACCCTGGTGCGTCTGGCTTCCCTCAGAGTCTATCAGGGCAGGTTAGCATACCTGCCTGTCAGAGAAGCACCAAAACGTCCACAAGGAAGTATCAAGGCTAACCTCGAACCCCCCACACCTCAGCACCCCTCCATGTGTTCCTCCTTCCCCTGCCCGTTCATTCCCAACTCCTCTCCAAACCAAAACTCTCGCCACAAGCACAACAGCACAAACTCCAACCACAACACCATCACCAACTCCTCCAACAACGCTATCACTACCAAGAAACCCGAGACACAGAGTGATGTGAAGCCCGGAGCCCCAGTGGACTCCCTCCTGCCTGGCTTGGATCAGCCGGTCCCAGAGAACTGGACAGTGGTCAAGGAGGAGGACTTTGTTTTGGTCCTGGCTATTTACCAGTCGCACCTGGCTGAGGACTTGTGGACAGTCCCAGGAGCGATGGCAGACGACGGGCTGATTCACCTGTTCTATGTGACAGCTGGAATCTCCCGTCCAGCTCTCCTCCGCCTCTTCCTTGCCATGGAGAAGGGGGCCCACCTGGCATGCGGCTGCCCTCACCTGGTGTATGAGAAGGTGACGGCTCTGCGGCTGGAGCCCATCTCTGCACAAGGCATGATCACTGTGGATGGAGAGATGGTGGAGCACGGGCCTGTTCAGGCTCAAATCCACCCAGGTCTGGCCAGACTCATATGTGGATGA